The Vibrio aphrogenes genomic interval GGTTGCAAACAGTTGGTCTGCCGCATAAACCCCCGCTTCGGTGATCCGGTTAAATAATGTGGATTTCCCCGCATTGGTATAACCGACTAAAGAAATCGTTGGTATTTCCGCTCGCTGACGTGCTTTACGTCCTTGCTCTCGTTGCTTGGCGACTTTCGCTAAACGACGCAAAATTGCTTTAATGCGTTCACGTAATAAACGTCTATCGGTTTCAAGCTGAGTTTCACCTGGACCACGTAAACCTATCCCGCCTTTTTGACGTTCTAAGTGAGTCCAACCTCGAATTAATCGCGTCGATAAATGACGTAACTGAGCAAGCTCAACTTGTAATTTACCTTCGTGAGTTCGAGCTCGTTGAGCAAATATATCAAGAATTAATCCGGTACGGTCCAATACTCGACACTGGCAAAGATATTCAAGATTTCGTTCTTGGGCAGGACTTAAGGCATGATTAAATATCACGATTTCAGCCCCAACAGCTTTGACTGTATCGGCAATTTCTTGTGCTTTACCGGTTCCGACATAGTATTTGGTATGCGGAGATTGGCGGCTACCTGTTACAACTTGTAGCGATGTGACGCCAGCGGAAGAAACCAGCATTTCAAATTCGCTGAGATCTTCCCACTCACCTTCTTGTGTGAAGTTGACATGAACAAGTACCGCCTGCTCACCGGATTCATAACGGTCAAACAAGCAGCTCGCTCCTTAATGATGATAGTTGATAATTATTAATCTTCAGAATTCTCTTGTTGCGGACGCTCTGTGCGTTCGGCTTGTGGACGTTCAGCCGTATGGTGGCTGACAGCACGTGCAGGCACTACCGTTGAAATGGCATGCTTATAAACCATTTGGTTTACTGTGTTTTTCAATAAGATCACAAACTGATCAAACGATTCAATTTGACCTTGTAGTTTAATTCCATTTACAAGATAAATTGAGACAGGGATGCGTTCACGACGTAGCGCATTCAAGAATGGGTCTTGTAAAGATTGCCCTTTAGCCATTTTATATTCCTTATTTTGTTGTTTATTTTATTATTAGCTAACTTTAGCTCTCTACTTACTTCCAAAAGGGACTTACCGTAGAAAATCAAAAGTACTTACACAAAAAAGCAGTGCCAGCCCTTAACCTTGAAATTGAAGACTTCATGATTAAGTTATGCATCAACGAATGAATTCATTCGACTGCTAAAGATTCTTTTAATTCAACAATTTCAACCTTGAAATTGTTGATAATGCTAACCCAATTACAGTATATACCTAAACACAAGAGTCGTGCTCATCTTGCTCAGGCGATACTCATCTCTCAGACTACCGTTAAATTTGCTATTCAATCAAGGCTCATTTCAATCTCATTTGAGACAATAGCAAAAGCAGAATCAATATCTTCGCTATCTAACCAAGTTAAATCACCCCAGCTTCTTAACCAAGTAATTTGTCGCTTAGCTAATTGCCTAGTTGCACAAATGCCACGAAACACTGCCTCGTCCAATGTACCATTACCATCTAAATATTCCCACACCTGTCGATATCCCACACAACGGATAGAAGGCAGATCAAGATGTAGATCACCTCTTGCTCGCAATGCTTTGACTTCTTGTTCAAAGCCGGCGGCCATCATTTTCTCAAATCGTAATTCAATTCGACGATGTAATTCAGAACGCTCTTTCGGCATGATAGCAAATTGCTTTACGTTATAAGGTAAAGGCTCCCCCTTTTGCTCTGTTAATTCAGTCAGAGTTTTCCCGGAGATACGATACACTTCTAATGCTCGAGATAAACGTTGAGGATCATTAGGATGAATACGTTGTGCCGACACAGGATCAATGTCGCTTAATTCTTTATGGAGCGCTTCCCACCCTTTTTCAATGGCTTCTTGTTCAATTTGTTGACGAATATCGGGATCAGCTGCAGGTAATGGTGATAAACCTTCTAATAACGCCTTGTAATAAAGCATGGTGCCGCCAACAAGTAGCGGGATCTTACCTTGCGAAACAATCTCATCCATGTGTTGTAAAGCATCACGACGAAAATCAGCCGCAGAGTAAGCTTCGCTAGGATCAAGAATATCAATCAAGCGATGAGGCGCTTGGGCTTGCTCTCGTGCATCTGGTTTCGCCGTACCAATATCCATTCCCTTATAAATTAAAGCAGAATCAACACTGATGATTTCTACAGGGTATTGTTGTCTCAAACGAATCGCTAAATCCGTTTTCCCCGACGCGGTTGGGCCCATAAGAAAAAGAGCTAAAGATTGTGTTGATGTCATGATTGAAGCGCCAAAATTGATGATGAAAAGTCCACAGGTTGGATCCAGTTATACGAGTTCAAAGGTAGATGACTCCCCCATATTTGTTCAATATCAGAAACCAATTGAATCGCTTCAGATAAACAATAACGAGGCTTTGTGACTACGATCTTGCGTGTTATCCATGGTGTGATCAAGCTTAGATCGGTATTTTGTTGTAATTTAAGCTCACTCAATAAATCTGGGATCAATTGTTGTAAGTTTTGTTGCCTTAAAGGTTGAGGAACGCCCATCACCATAAAGGTATTTTTTCCTTTAATTTGCAACTCAATGCCAAGTTGCGCCAACAAAGAGGCTTGCTCTTTTATCACACAAGCATCCTCTGGCAACATAGGCAAACTTAAGGGAACCAACAAAGGCTGAGTTTTCAATGATTCTCCATTGTTTAACCTTAATTGTCCTTCGACTCTAATGCGTTCAGCCTTGTGTAAATCCAGCAAATGGCAACCTTGTGGGGATTGCATCAACAAAAAGATCTCTTCAATAATGGCTAACGATTTGCCTAACGTCACCAGCTCAAATGTCTCTTGTTGAGAAGACTCCGATATTTGAGGAGGCGTCCTCATGGTGTCATTTGTGGTTTGAAAGGCCAAGTCGAGTGACTCTCGTGGTTCAAAAAGTGCGCGATAAGCTTCGGTCTGTTTTTTTTGTACAACTTCAGAAGGTCGAGACGGTGCTCGGTAAGTGGGTCGAGCTGCAGCTTGATGTCGAGTTGCATCCCAAGCTTGTTTACGCTGATCAGCATAATGCTCTGTTGATGCAGTCGTGACTGATTCTTGTATCGTGTGCGTTTCATCATCCGAGCGGTTTGGAGTGGCATAAGCTGACTTTGCAACCGCAGGGGTTGTCAATTCAATACTCTGTGCTAAAGCATCACTCAAGGCTTGATAAATAAAATCATGCACCAAGCGAGCCTGATGAAAGCGAACTTCATGCTTAGCTGGGTGTACGTTAACATCCACTTGATGTGGATCGACTTCAATAAATAGCACATAAGAGGCAAACTGCTCAGGCCTTAATGCATTTTCGTAACTTTGACGAATGGCGTGATTAATCAATTTATCTCGCATCATTCGACCATTAACGTAGCAATACTGTAAATCGCTTTGGCTTCTCGCTCCTTCTGGCGTAGTGATCCAACCGGTCAACTTCAAATCATCATGTGATAACTGAATGCTCACCGCATGCTCCATAAAGCCTGAACCACACACAGCAGACACACGTTTTTCTACTTGAACATCCGTTTTTGCGGCTCGATACTGACGGATCACTTTGCCATTATGTCTTAAGGTAATAGAGACCGAAAAACAACTTAATGCAATGCGTTTGAGTAATTCATCGATATGAGTAAATTCTGTTTTTTCTGTTCTTAAAAACTTACGCCGAGCTGGTGTATTAAAAAATAAATCAACGACTTCCACTGTTGTGCCAACAGGATGAGCAGCAGGTGTTAATTGAACAGCCATATCTCGGCCTTCAGCATAAGCAGACCAAGCTTCCGATTGAGTTGCTGTGCGAGAGGTTAAGGTTAAACGCGACACTGAGCTAATACTCGCCAGAGCTTCGCCACGAAAACCTAAACTTAAAATAGCTTCAAGATCATCAAGAGAGTGAATTTTTGAGGTGGCATGACGACTCAGAGCTAAACCTAATTCGTCTTTTTCTATCCCGGAACCATTATCACGCACACGGATCAGTTTACTGCCACCTTTTTCAATATCGACATCAATTCGAGTGGCGCCTGAATCAATACTATTTTCGACTAACTCTTTCACCACTGATGCCGGACGTTCAACCACTTCACCGGCTGCAATTTGGTTCGCTAATCGAGCGGGTAAAATTTTTATTGTCATAACGTTACTACACCAGTGATGTTATTAAGATTGAGGAATGGTCAACTTCTGCCCTACTGCTAAACTATCCGAACGTAAGTTATTCGCTTTACGGATCTGTGACACACTGACACCATATTTATCCGCAATTTTACCAAGGAAGTCTCCTCGTTGTACTTGATAGATAATACTTTTAGGTTTACTTGAGACCGGAATTTTTAACGTTTGTCCCACTTTAAGCGTATTTGAACGCAGATTATTTTGTTGCTTAATCACATTCACTGACACGGAATACTGCTCTGCAATCTTTCCTAAGTAATCGCCACTTTTCACTACATAGTGAGTGATATGATCGCTATTTGACAGTGCAGCAGGAGCAGGATTACTCTTCGATGTCACACTAGGTGAAGCGACTTTCAGCTCCTGCCCAATATACACCGTAGAGCTTTTTAGATTGTTCCATGCTTTTAAATTCGCCGTTGTCGTACCATAATTTTTCGCGATAACAGATAAAGATTCACCGCTTTTCACTTTATGTGTCGTACCTGAAGGGTGATTAACCACGATCATCCCTTCTGGAGGGTTTGCTTTAAAATATTGAATTACCGCATTAGAGATGGCACCCGCTAGTTTATTTTGGTGATAGTTTTGTACCAACAACTTCTCTTCTTGAGGGTTGGAGATAAAACCCGTTTCAACCAAGATAGACGGAATATCTGGGGACTTTAAGACGGCAAGGCTGGCATACACTGGCTTTGAAGTATGCATTTTAGTCACTTGTTTTAATTCTTGGATCACTTTTAAAGCCAATTTATTCCCTTCAGTTTGTGAATGGCTAAATTGCAGATCCAATACCGTTTGACTCACATTTTTATCATCACTATTTTTCGATAATAAAATACCACCGCCACCAAGCAATTCAGATTGCTCTTCTTTTTTAACAACCCAACGACCAATTTCAGTATTGGCTCGACGGGTACTTAATACGAAAACCGACGCCCCACGCGGCCCTGACGTGGTATAGCTATCCGCATGAATTGACACCAATAATAAAGACTTATTTTTACGGGCAATTTCAGAACGTTTATTTAAATTCACGTAATAATCACCGGTACGAGTTAATACCGCATGAATATTTGAGGTCGCGTTTAATCTATCGGCAACTTTCTTGGCGATAGCTAAT includes:
- a CDS encoding LysM peptidoglycan-binding domain-containing protein, with the translated sequence MLKSSYFRVLFLLITAWFSVISSVNANSLDSIRVWPSPHDTRVVMDMGSEPQFSYFMLTSPNRLVVDLKSTQLKTKLPINVSESRILTKIRKSSPPEASTYRLVFELKEANTPEVFKLAPTGDGQYGHRLVIDFKDKEGASSVKQAVTTDKQAELPRAIPTTTSKALSKIVVAIDPGHGGEDPGSIGPTRKYEKHITLAIAKKVADRLNATSNIHAVLTRTGDYYVNLNKRSEIARKNKSLLLVSIHADSYTTSGPRGASVFVLSTRRANTEIGRWVVKKEEQSELLGGGGILLSKNSDDKNVSQTVLDLQFSHSQTEGNKLALKVIQELKQVTKMHTSKPVYASLAVLKSPDIPSILVETGFISNPQEEKLLVQNYHQNKLAGAISNAVIQYFKANPPEGMIVVNHPSGTTHKVKSGESLSVIAKNYGTTTANLKAWNNLKSSTVYIGQELKVASPSVTSKSNPAPAALSNSDHITHYVVKSGDYLGKIAEQYSVSVNVIKQQNNLRSNTLKVGQTLKIPVSSKPKSIIYQVQRGDFLGKIADKYGVSVSQIRKANNLRSDSLAVGQKLTIPQS
- the mutL gene encoding DNA mismatch repair endonuclease MutL, whose amino-acid sequence is MTIKILPARLANQIAAGEVVERPASVVKELVENSIDSGATRIDVDIEKGGSKLIRVRDNGSGIEKDELGLALSRHATSKIHSLDDLEAILSLGFRGEALASISSVSRLTLTSRTATQSEAWSAYAEGRDMAVQLTPAAHPVGTTVEVVDLFFNTPARRKFLRTEKTEFTHIDELLKRIALSCFSVSITLRHNGKVIRQYRAAKTDVQVEKRVSAVCGSGFMEHAVSIQLSHDDLKLTGWITTPEGARSQSDLQYCYVNGRMMRDKLINHAIRQSYENALRPEQFASYVLFIEVDPHQVDVNVHPAKHEVRFHQARLVHDFIYQALSDALAQSIELTTPAVAKSAYATPNRSDDETHTIQESVTTASTEHYADQRKQAWDATRHQAAARPTYRAPSRPSEVVQKKQTEAYRALFEPRESLDLAFQTTNDTMRTPPQISESSQQETFELVTLGKSLAIIEEIFLLMQSPQGCHLLDLHKAERIRVEGQLRLNNGESLKTQPLLVPLSLPMLPEDACVIKEQASLLAQLGIELQIKGKNTFMVMGVPQPLRQQNLQQLIPDLLSELKLQQNTDLSLITPWITRKIVVTKPRYCLSEAIQLVSDIEQIWGSHLPLNSYNWIQPVDFSSSILALQS
- the hflX gene encoding ribosome rescue GTPase HflX, whose amino-acid sequence is MFDRYESGEQAVLVHVNFTQEGEWEDLSEFEMLVSSAGVTSLQVVTGSRQSPHTKYYVGTGKAQEIADTVKAVGAEIVIFNHALSPAQERNLEYLCQCRVLDRTGLILDIFAQRARTHEGKLQVELAQLRHLSTRLIRGWTHLERQKGGIGLRGPGETQLETDRRLLRERIKAILRRLAKVAKQREQGRKARQRAEIPTISLVGYTNAGKSTLFNRITEAGVYAADQLFATLDPTLRKIELEDVGPAILADTVGFIRHLPHDLVAAFKATLQETQEADILLHVVDASDDRFRENIHAVNEVLEEIDAHEVPSLLVMNKIDNMDGQKPRIERDDEGNPRTVWVSAMEGQGIDLLFTALSERLASQIVQYHLSIPPLHQGRIRSLFFQMNVIQAEEYDEQGNLLINVRMQQVDWLRLLKREGAVMSDFIVTDITATV
- the hfq gene encoding RNA chaperone Hfq, translating into MAKGQSLQDPFLNALRRERIPVSIYLVNGIKLQGQIESFDQFVILLKNTVNQMVYKHAISTVVPARAVSHHTAERPQAERTERPQQENSED
- the miaA gene encoding tRNA (adenosine(37)-N6)-dimethylallyltransferase MiaA codes for the protein MTSTQSLALFLMGPTASGKTDLAIRLRQQYPVEIISVDSALIYKGMDIGTAKPDAREQAQAPHRLIDILDPSEAYSAADFRRDALQHMDEIVSQGKIPLLVGGTMLYYKALLEGLSPLPAADPDIRQQIEQEAIEKGWEALHKELSDIDPVSAQRIHPNDPQRLSRALEVYRISGKTLTELTEQKGEPLPYNVKQFAIMPKERSELHRRIELRFEKMMAAGFEQEVKALRARGDLHLDLPSIRCVGYRQVWEYLDGNGTLDEAVFRGICATRQLAKRQITWLRSWGDLTWLDSEDIDSAFAIVSNEIEMSLD